A segment of the Bacteroidales bacterium genome:
CTCTTTTTCACCAATTACCAATAAGACCAGGAAGTGATAAAGGAGAGATATATATTAATAATGGCTCAAGCACAAACCCTGGCGCTTTGACTTGCCGCGATACAATAGCTACTAATCGCAATTGGGAGGTTTTGGATTATAATGGTGGCAGCAATATCTCTATTGTAAACTCAACCTATGCTTGCCCTTATTTCACCATTGGCATAGAAGATATTATGGTTAATAATGTAAAAGTTGAAATTTATCCAAACCCTGCTAGCAATAATTTGAATATTGAATGCGGCGAAAGAATAAATAATTTAGAACTTTATGACGAACTAGGTAGAATGCTTATCCACAAGGAAAACATTTTAGATAATACTTCTATTGATGTATCAAACTTTGATAATGGAATATATATTCTAAAAATTCGCACTGCAAAAGGAAGCGGGGAATATAAAATAATAGTTAATTAGTGTTTAGTGTTGAGTTTTTAGTTGTGGCGACGTAACTGGCTGATTATCAGAGGCTTACGTGGGCTGAAAAATCCGAAATTTGCAATCCGAAATCCGCAAGTATAGTAGTAGTAAAATAATTTTAGCTTAAACTTGTCGTAAAAAGGTCGCTCTTTGGGGCGATTTTTTTTATTGTGAGTTATAGATATTTTATTTTTGCAAAAAAATGTATTTTTTATCATTGCAGTTTAGTTTAAATTTATTAGTTTTGTAAATATAAAATGCATATAATGAAAGTAGATGTTATTTTAGGATTACAATGGGGCGATGAAGGCAAAGGAAAAATAGTAGATGCTCTTGCTCCTGAGTATGATATTATTGCTCGTTTTCAAGGAGGTCCAAATGCTGGACACACAATAATTTTTAATGAAAAAAAATTTGTTTTACATACAGTTCCAAGTGGAATTTTTAGAAAAGAAATTTTAAATGTTATTGGAAATGGAGTAGTGTTAGACCCATTTATTTTCTTCAAAGAAATAGACCAAATTGAAGGAGCTGGTTTTGACCCTGTTTCGAATTTAATTATTAGTAGAAATACAAGCCTTATTTTGCCATCTCACAGACTTTTAGATGCTGTAAACGAAGCAGCATTAGGGAATAGTAAAATAGGAAGCACACTAAAAGGAATCGGACCCGCTTATACAGATAAATATAAACGCTCAGGCTTGAGAGTTGGAAATATTTTAAACAATAATTTTCTTTCAGAATATAAAGATCGTAAAGAAGCACATTTGAGGCAAATTAGTTCATTTTCACAATCTATTGAGCAGTATCGTTTTGACTCACTTTCATTTGAAGAATATGAAGAGGCATGGCTAAAAGCAATTGAACGTTTAAGGAAATTCCGCATAAAAGCAACAGAAATAGAACTGAATAAAGCACTTTCTTCAGGGAAAAAAATTCTTGCAGAAGGAGCTCAGGGAACATTGCTTGATATAGATTTTGGCTCATATCCTTTTGTTACTTCTTCTAACACAATGACAGGCGGCGTTTGCACAGGACTTGGTATTGCTCCTGCACATATTGGCAAAGTTTTTGGAATATTCAAGGCTTATTGCACAAGAGTAGGAAATGGACCATTCCCTACTGAACTATTTGATGATATGGGCGATTTAATAAGAAAAAACGGAAACGAATTTGGTGCCACCACTGGCAGACCGCGAAGAACAGGATGGCTCGATTTGCCTGCTTTGCGCTATGCCGTTATGATAAATGGTGTTAGCCATCTTATTATGACAAAAGCTGATGTGCTAACAGGCGTTGGCAATATAAAAGTGTGTGACGGATATGATGATGGAAAGACTATTTATAGATTGCCAGAAGTTCCAGAAGGAAGCAGTTGTAAAACTGTTTTAAAGGAGTTAGCAGGTTGGAACTCAGACTTTTCTAAAGCAAAAAATATTGAAAATTTACCTGTTGAATTAAAAAATTATATAAATTTTATTGAAAAAGACGTTAATGTTAAGTTTTCGCATATTTCAACAGGACCAGATAGAGACCAAATAATTAAAAACATATAGCAATGATAAGATTAATTTTAATAGTAGCATTTCTTTTTTTACAGCTATTTTCTTACTCACAAGTAACGGTAAGAGAAGGCAGTGTACCAGTAGCTGTTAAAAATAATTTCACGTCCACGTATCCAGGAATAGCAATGGTAAATGTGACTTGGAAAAAAGATAATTCAGATTATTTTGCAAATTTTGTGGTTGATAAAA
Coding sequences within it:
- a CDS encoding adenylosuccinate synthase gives rise to the protein MKVDVILGLQWGDEGKGKIVDALAPEYDIIARFQGGPNAGHTIIFNEKKFVLHTVPSGIFRKEILNVIGNGVVLDPFIFFKEIDQIEGAGFDPVSNLIISRNTSLILPSHRLLDAVNEAALGNSKIGSTLKGIGPAYTDKYKRSGLRVGNILNNNFLSEYKDRKEAHLRQISSFSQSIEQYRFDSLSFEEYEEAWLKAIERLRKFRIKATEIELNKALSSGKKILAEGAQGTLLDIDFGSYPFVTSSNTMTGGVCTGLGIAPAHIGKVFGIFKAYCTRVGNGPFPTELFDDMGDLIRKNGNEFGATTGRPRRTGWLDLPALRYAVMINGVSHLIMTKADVLTGVGNIKVCDGYDDGKTIYRLPEVPEGSSCKTVLKELAGWNSDFSKAKNIENLPVELKNYINFIEKDVNVKFSHISTGPDRDQIIKNI